The genomic segment ACGTAATACTGGGAGCGTGATTGATATCAATTCTCTTGAGTTAGCTGTGAGAGTAATTCCTGCACTTGCTCTGGCGTTAACCCTGTGACTCGCACAATTGTCTCAGTTGCGATCCCCTCACGTAGTAAATTCGCAGCAATCTCTTTTTTTGTTTTTTGGGCAGCTTTTTCTTCCCAACTAGTAACAATTTCCATAATTTCCTCCTGCTGTGTTAACCCCATTGTATCGATAGCCGCTTGAAAAACTTGCTCTTCGACTGCATCCAGACGCAAATAAGTATCCACAAACCCAGAAATCAATTGCATTCGGGCTGGGTCTAATTTTAAGGTTGCCAGCAATCGCAAACATTCTGCTTTTACCTGCGGACGCTCTTGTTTGGGAATATTCATTTTCGACATCAATGCTGCGGCTACTGGATTAGGTTGAGTGAGAAAATCCCGCCAGCTTAAACGGTTTAATTGAATGGCTGCAAATTGAAATTCTAGTACATTTAAGTCTGGAAACGCCACGCGATAAATTTGCGGTTCTGCACGCTTTGGTTCATCAAAAGAAAAAATTACCACTGGATAAATTGGTAAGTCGTATTTCTCATGCAGCCGAGCAAAATACTTAAACATCCGCTTTGCAAAGATTTTTTCAGTATAAGATTGATTCTCGACATGAATTAAAAAACAAGTTTTCTGCCCTTGGTAACGCACTTGCGCCAGTAAATCAATTTCTTTCTTTTCGCCAGAGGTAACATCGGTAAACACTTCTTGGGGTAAAAACTGAATGGAATCTCGGTCTATTTGACTAGATACTTGCGGTAAAAATAAATCGAGAAATTCCACAAAAAAGGTAGATAATAATTCTTTGAATAATCTGTCATGGTCAATCATAATTTATTGTCTAAGTTATTCATAGCAACTATGCAAATACTATACCTTAATCAAGGGTAAATTAAGTTTTTATATTAGTTGAAGAAGAAGTCAGAAGTCAGAAGTCAGAAGTCAGAAGTCAGAAGTCAGAATGTTATTAGTGTGGGATTCAGACCCGCCACTAATTGTAGACTGCTAAATTTTTAATTTAGCTGGGGTCTTAAACCCGCTTTTTCATCCACAACTCGTGTAGAATTCATACTGAATTCTGACTCCTGACTCCTGAATTCTGTTCGATAAAATAAAAAATAGCGACTCAATCTTGGAATCGCCTTTTTCTAATTAATGTTTTTGTCTGTAATATAATTAACCCACCAAATACCTAATAGCTTGTTGATCCAAAGATGCAATTAGATTTCTAATTCTGCGGGGAGGATTTTGAAGGAATCGCTTCAAATCTCGGCTTTTAATTTGGTATTGATGCACAGATGGTTTGATAGCTTTGAGCCAGCCACGCTTTACCCAAGCAGCAACAGTACCAGAATCTACCTGCAATACTTTAGCGACTTCATTACAACTGTAGTTATCAAGGGTAGGACGTACAGAGTAACCTAGCGAATGAAGCTTTTTCCTGATTCCTTCGAGACTACGATTGTACCCTCGTCTTTTCAAGCGAAATGCTATTTGTTTTGGCGTGTAAGATTCTGCCATTTCTTCTAAAGTTTCTATCTCTTGGGGAGTCCATTTTCTGCTCATAAATAAACCTCCAAAACATATAAAAACAGCATTAATGTTGTGTTTGGCAATCCAAAGGTGAATCGCCTTTAGTGGGTTTAATTAAGCTGATTCTGCACTTGGAATGATGTCTATGCTTCTGTTTTCGATACTGGCAGGCTGTTGCTTTAATTCCAGTTCCATTTGCAAATAAGAAAGCGCACTTTGAGCATCACCAATAGTCAGGTCGGGGTGATAATCTAGTTGTTGGAAATCAGAGTGTTTTGCAATTTCTCTGATGACAAATTTTGCCGCATCAATCAATTTGTGTAATTCTGGAGGAGATATTGAAGACTGATGCTCTATCTGATTATTTGCCTGTGTTTGGGTAGTAGATTCAGTTGACACAACACTCATACCAACTGCTTTTAATTCGTGTTTCAGCAATTTAACTTGGCGCAAGTGGTTGCTGATTTCTGCCTCTAAAACTGCCTTTAATTCCTCTGGTGAGAGCAGTTTTATTTCATCCTCAAGCCGAGTTTGTTCATCTTCAGTATTCTTGTTAGGCAGTAGAACATAACGCCAACCTGCACCATATTCGTCAGCTAGAAAAGTATTTTGGGCGTAATACTTCATGCCAATGATTTGACCCCGTTCCGTCCGTTGCCCAAAAGCAAATCTGGGGTATTGCCAACCCTGGGGAATTGATATTGTTGCTTCCATTGTTCTAATTGGTTAATAAATGAAGAGAAAAAATTAGGAATCAGAAGAATATTCGCTTCTGATTCCTGAATGTTGATTTACGCAGCGACTAGCTCTAGCATTGACTCATACTCCTGTAGCCGTTCCCATTGCACACTCGTCAGTTGGTCAAATGGCAGGTCTAGCAAATGGTCGTAATCATCGATTTCAGGAAGAGTTACGCTATCCACCATTGACAGCCAGTAGACAGCATCCATTTCCGAATCACACAAGACCTGTTCCTGATTGCCTTCAGATGCTCTGATAAACCACCATTGGCCATCTGTGCAACCTGCTTCGCCTAATTTCTCGTCGCCTCTGTAAATTCCATCGTCAAGCAACTCAAGACCAAAGTTTTCACAAGCCTGAGCAATCTGTACCATAATTTCGTTACCAGTTGTAGTGACTGGGGTTTCTGGTTCTTGTACAGGTAAAGAACCATTTTTGTGATGTGTGCAGATGTAGCGGTAGCACTTTGCCCAAGCATTAGCTCTGAATTCTTCTTTACCGTTGACCAATACAAGCCAAGGTTGAGTGACAAAATCGTTGCTGTCGTAGGTGATTTTGGCTATCAGTTGACCATTGAAGTAGATTTCGTGATCGTAAAAACTGATTTCAATGCTGGTGTATTCTTCGGGAGCTACAGCTTGTGTTTGTGCTTCGAGATGGCTGTATAACTCTGCCTGTGCTGCGGCTTGCTCATCTATTGGGGTGCGGTTGAAGCTTATGGGTGCTTGCTGTGTATCGGTTGTGTAGGTCATAATAGATATTCCTTTGATAAAAGGTAGAAAGGCGATCGCTGAGTTTGCGAGACTGGTGCGGTCGTCTTTTGTTTTGATATATCTATAATAACAACTCAGAGTACAAAATTCAACTAGTAGTGCAAATATTTTTTGTAACTTCAACACGCAACTCAGACATAATTTCAATCAGTTCTACACCAAGGGTTTTAGCGATTGCTGTGATAATTTTTGTGGAAACAGAGGCAGCTTCGCCATTTTCCAGCTTTCTGATGTATTCTTGAGAGCATTCTACCTGCTGGCTAAAAAGTGCATCTGCAATTTCGCGTCTAGACTTCTTGCCACGCAATGATCTTAAGTTATTCCCACATTCTTTATTCCATGCAAGCATAACAACCCAATCCAGGGGAACCATAATTACCTCCTTTGTATTTTTTACTTTTATATTTGCACTTTCAGTTGTCATGTGGCAATATATTTTTGTACTACGAGTTCAACTAACCAGCTCAGTTATACAGGAATTCATAGACGGCAAGAGCATTTCAGCCGTCAAATTGGGTTGTCAATTTATTTTAAGGAGATGATGGCAAAAAATAATTCCCTTTTTTAAGGGGAATCGAAGGTGGTTGCTGATAGTACGGCAGTTTTCATTTGCATTAACCAATTTTTGGTATTTAGGTAATGCCATGCTGACACTAGACCGCAAACAAACATTAGTACCCAGCTACAGCACTCTCAACACCAGCATTCAAGAAACATTCGCCGCCATTGACCGCTTTGAGTGGCAAGCGATAGAAGAATTGTGCTTGATGTGCAATAACTCCTATTACAAAGATGCTGGGTATAAGAGTTTTGAGAGTTACTGTAATGAAGAGTTGACCAAATACGGAGGATACCGAAGGGTTAGAGATTTACTCACTGCTAAGAAAGTAGTTGATTCTCTTCCCGACGAACTAAAGGACAAAATCACTAAACCCTCTCAAACCCGACCCTTACTAAAACTGGTCAAAACTCCCGACAAATTGCATGAAGCCGTTGCGATCGCAGCCAAAGAAAAACCCTTCCCTACCGCCGCAGACTTTGCCAAAGCAGTACAAAAGGTTGTGCCAAAGGTCGTAAATCCTGCTGAGAACGATACTACAGCCGAAGATTCAAAAACGCAATTGTGTCATTCGGTTAGGGTTTCATCACAATCTCACCCTAGATGTGGAGAAGAGGGAGTAATTGAGTCAGAACCACCAAACCCCACCCAGCAGATTGTCACATTTGCTGATGGTGAGAGGCTGTTGGTGAACAATGATGATTTGACTAACTTCAGTAATGACGCAATTGTGTCATTTAGCAATGAAAGAACTTACCCCAAAGAATATGCTGATGCGATCACACAACTAAAGCAGCAACACCAGCAGGAATTAGAACGGCTGGAGCAGGACTTGAGGATTGGCCTACTCTCAGAAGCCACAGCCATCGCAGAAGCACGAGTACAAGAACAACTTTCCTCTGTGCAGAAACTGTTTCAACAGCAGAAGGAGCATAACATCCAATTGCAGCAACGGCTAGACGAGATGGAGGGGCTAAGGCAGTTGGAGCTTGAAAACCAGCGACTACAACAACGGATTCAGGAGTTAGAGAACGCTGTACAACAAAGACCTGCTCAAGAGTGGGGTAATACTCTAACCAAACAGGCTACCAAGGCACTGAATAAAGAAGTCAAGCGATCGCTCGACCGAACCATTGACCTGCGATCGCTGGCTGTTGAACCACCCAAAGAAAATGCCCAAGAATGCTTACGGCTCATGGGTATAGCTTTGGGGAATCTCGCTAGCGCAATGAACAATACCCAAGCTTTGCAAGCTGCGGCTGTGCTTTTGGGCAGTGAACCAACACCATCTGCGATCGCATATCGAGCCGAACAATTGCAATTATTACCCCAAGCAGTTAGCGATATTCGACGTGTGCTGGCCAAACCTGGGTGTAGTTGGTGGGATTATCTGGAAGTGGCTACTGAGTATGAGGTTATCAAACAGGACTACTGGGCGGAATTGACACCGCAAGAAACCGAGCTAATCACTGCTTTGGAGAAATCTGGACAACCCCCAAGTATTGGTAATGGTTCTATTGTTGCTCACTCTGACCCCTACTGTGCTTTGTATAACGCCAGAGGTGAAGTCATCGAAGACCTGGGGGATGAAGTGTGGGTGGCTTGGGAGCATTGGAAAGACCAGCCCAAGAAGACAGACCGCTATTTCAAGGATGAACTGCGCTTCTGGCATGAACACAACCAGTAAATAGAACTCACTCTCTACAACCAAAAAACTGGATGCAGCATAGCTCAACTGCTGCTGATATTTTCATGCGCCAAATATCAACAACCACTAAAAATTATGACACCAGAATTTACGCTTGAACTGGCTCAAAATTTGCACAACAGCAACCAGATTATAGATTTTGATTGGGCTTGGTCTGTGCTGGGGTATAGCACCAAGAGCAATGCCAAAAGAATGTTGAGTAGTTACTTTGAACGAAATTTCGATTATTTCGTACAACTCCAAGATGAATCTCTAGAAGCTTTACCATATAAAGTTTTCATCACTTCTGAGGAAAATTCAAAAGCAGGTAGACCAGTCGAAAAAATTTATTTGACAACCGAATGCTTCAAAGAAATGGGGATGCTCTCGAAGAGTGAACAAGGTAGACAGATCCGCAAATACTTTCTGCAATGTGAAGTAATTGCCAAAGAATCAGTCAAGCTAATTCCTCAACTGCAACAACAAATTCAGGAACTACAACAAAATTTCGCCCAATTACAAGCGCAAGTCCAAACGCTACTGCCCCCATCATCTGACTTTATACCCCCCGGCTGGGATTCCGAAATATGGCGATCGCTCCCCCCGCAAGACAAACGCCATTTCCGGTTTTTGTACCGTCGTCGTGGTTTTCGTCCATCCGCCAAAAATGAGCCTCTGGCTTTACCAGCTTTAACTACTGAGCAGCTGAAGCAACGACAACAGGCTGAATTACAGCAATTAGTTGGGGAAGTGTCGCCCGAAGAGAAACAGCGACTACAGGCAGCGAAACTCCAAGCACTCCGCGAATTTTGGTCACAAGCTCCAGAAGAAGACCAAAAAAATATGCCATTTTAAATATTGAGTAAAATATATGACCAGTAAATTAATCACCCCCGAATCCCCTCTGTTAGTTCCGCCGCTACTGGCCTCCGAGATTGGTTTAGAAGAAGCAGTAATACTCCAGCAGATTCATTACTTTTGTCAAATATCCAAACACATCAAGGGTGATGGCAGGCGTTGGTTTTGGAAGACCCTCACTGATTGGGGTAAAACACTGCCATTCCTCACCATATCAGCCATTAGACGAGCGATCGCCAACTTAAGGGATAATTTTAAGTTGATTGATGTGTGTCGTCACAGTGAGAAGACATGGTATCAAGCCAACTGGTTCACAGTTAACGTCGAGAACGTACAAGCCCTATGGAATCGCATTTGTCAAAATCAGCAGATCGATGTGAGCAATTTGGACATATCGATCTGCTCACTCCCAGCAGATCATATCAAAGAGTTCCCTTCTCAAGAGTTCGCTTCACAACAACACACTGCTGTTGAGCTTGAAAAAACTGAGGAAGTGAAAACCGAGATTTTGGAATGTGACCAGGAATCAGAGTTACCCCAAATTACTCACTTCGTTGATGAACCAGAACAAGATGACTCGACTAACGAGATAGATACTCATGAGGGTCATTCTTCCGCAGCCTCGGTTGCGTCAAATTTTCAATCAAGAGACTCTAGTGATGATGATTACACTGAACCACAAGAAAAGTCAGTACAGCCCAGTCAGCAGGAGGTTCAGGATGTATTGCAGCAGCTACGAGAAATCCCCTGTACACTACACTTCCGGTTAAACGGAGAGATTCAGCGCACAGTCAAGCGGTATTGGGAAAATGTTCCGGGCGCGATCGCCTATCTCAAAGAAGCGTTACGAAATTGGAAAGGGGTTAAGTCACCGGAAGCTGTGTTTGTAGCTGCTTGCAAGGAGGGGCGGAAACCGGAATCCACGCAGGTTCAATCTGCTGTAAAAGAATGGTTTGAGTGGGCGAGGCGGGAGAGAATTGTGATTGCGATGTCAGGGGAGGTTGTGTATACGGCGGATGGTGAGGCGGTGGTGTTGCAGGAGATGATGCGGCGGTGTCCGGTGGGGGAGTTATAACACAAGGAACCTGGTAAAGTTTCCGCAATTGCAAATTGGTTGCGTTAGTAGGGAATTGGAAAATTGGAATGAGTAGTGATCTGCTGTTTTTCTGAATGACGCTTACTTTAATGATATATTAATCTTATTTGTTCCCTAACAGCAGCTTTATCATATATTTCCTGCCTGCTGAAGAATTTCAACAACAGCAGGATAGTTGACATTGGCAGCCCAAAAATAATTGTCTTGAGAATGAAGCAAAGCGTAATCTAAAGCACTTTTTCCCTCGCAATCTTTGATATTAATGTCAGCGTTCATTTCAATCAATAATTGAACACAGCTAGGACTGCCAATATTTGCTGCTTCCATTAAGGCTGTCCTTCCATAATTATCTTGAACATTAATATTTGCTCCAGCCTGAATTAAATTTATGCAAATATGAATTCTATTATTACTTTCTCCAACAGCATACATTAATGGAGTTTTACCATCATCATCTCCAATATTTGGATTAGCACCTAATACTAATAATTCTTTTAATATTGATAATCTACTTTTAGCAGATGCTGTAATAAGAGCAGTTAACCCATCTGTATTAGGAGCGTTAATATCTGCTCCTCTAGCAATAATTTCCTTAACTTGGCATAGGTTGTCGTTATCAACTGCATCAGTAAGAACATTAATTTGTGGATTAGCTAACTGTTCTCTTGACTTTATACGTATACCAACTAATAAACGTTCTCTTGTCCCCTCTCTCAATTCAGGGTTGGTCAATGAATATAAGTAATTATAGACTTCTTCATGACCACCTTCTGCGGCTCCTTGTAGAGCATAATTTCCACTCCACAGACAATTAACATCCGCACCAGCTTCAACTAATAGTTTGACCATATCTATATTTCCATTACAAGCAGCAGAAAATAGTGGTGTGTAATTATCATCAGATTTCAATGGATAATTTACGTCTGCACCACCTTCAAGTAGTACTTTTACTATAGGTAAATTTCCTGTCATAACAGCACGCTCAAGAGGTATACCATCCAACAACTCAAAGTTTACATCTAATCCTGCTTTGACAAAGAGTCTAACGATTTCTAAAAGTTCTTTATCTACTGCTTCAATCAGAGATTGATAAGCATTGTCAGGAGTTATTTGATAATTCGATACTAGCTCTTTAACTCTTTGAATATCGTTCGACTGTACAGCATTTAACAGTAAAAGAGAATCTAACAGCATATTCTATAAACCAAAATCAAGTAGAGATAAAACAACACCGAAATTCTTCAAAGCATATTTCTCATAATGGTTTTCTTCATCTTCCGTCAATTTTTTTACACTTAAATACAAGGCAAATGGAGCATAAGTATGGCCTCCACCAGTTCTTGCGACTGCCTTAAGACTTCCACTACCTACACCAGGATATTTTGTATATGTTAAAATCCTTTTTAACTGAGTATCATTCTGTACTTTTATTTGTCCAGCATCAAATTTAATATCTCCAATTAGATATGCTGGAGGATTTTTATCTGTATCTACAGGTTCACCCTCTTTAAAAATAAAGTCAGGATAAGAGAAGCTTGTTGGTTTCTTTGCATTCAAATCAATATTATCATTAATGTTAAATCCTTTATATTTTGGTTCCCCTGCGTCATTAATTCCTACTGCAACATATAATTTATCAAGAAAAGGAACATCTTGTAATAATTGACGTACAGAACCCAATAATAAATCTTCAAGTACAAAACCAACATCACCCTTTGGATTAATGAATGGCTGAAAATTAAAGGGAGTAACTGTTTTAATAAAACTGGTCAAGATTTCAGTAGAAATCTCTTTTATTTTATCCTTAATTCCCTCTTGGAATTGATATTTAGTATTTGTTTCTATGGATTCTAAAATTTTATTAATGGCATTAGTAACATTAGCCTCAGTAATAGTAAACATCCCTGTTGGATCGCTATATATGTAGGGATTGTTATACACAAATTGATAGGGATTAAAACTCTCCGGCTCCATCTCCATAATATCCACTGGGTCACGGCTCAAGAATAAGCCTGTTGCAGGATCATAATCTCTCGCCCTAAAGTGATACAACCCACTCTCAGATTCTAACCACTGCCCTTGGAACCTAAAATCACCACCCGCATTACTATCTGTACCACCTACCTGCGAGAGAATATCCCCAAACGCATCATACAGAAACTTACCTGAACTTGCACCACTACCGTCAGCCAATCCTATTACACTACCCATTGCATCGGTGAGGTAGTACACAGCATTGCCGTTAGCATCTAACCGCATGAAGGGACTGCTACCGCCACCGTAAATGTAGTTACTGATGAGATTACCGCTACCATCAGTGATGAGGTCAGTAGATTGTAAGCTACCGCCCATCGCAGGTGCTACCAAGAATCTACGTTCTTGCGTCCTTTCGACTGCTTTAACCCTGTTACCAGCACCATCATAAACATACTGTGTTGTTTCACCAGTTGTTTCATTTTCAACAGTAGTTAAGCGGTCGTAAGTATCGTGGTTTAAATCAAGGACTTTACCATTACGCTCAATCAGCGTTAACCGACCATTAGCGTCATAATCGTAGTTTTCGGTTTCGCCTGCTTCAGTTACAGTATCTAACTGATAGCCTGTTGTGTAATTAAATGTGCGATCGCCTGTGCTTGTTGATTGTACTTGTCGCTTACCAGAGGCATCATAAGTATAGGTAGTTTCATTCAGCAATTGCCCAGCAGCATTGTAGTAAGATTCCTTTTCAACCCGCAGTGCTGAATCATACTCCAATAGCACATAGGAATTATCTTCACGGGTTATCTTGCTGGGTTCGCCAATACCTTCACGTTCATAAGTTACAGATGCCAATACCTGACCTTGTGCGTTTGTGTGAGCAATAGATTTTATTCTATCAAGGTCATCGTATTCATAAGTTGTCTTCACACCATTAGGCAGTGTTCTTTCTTGCAAACGGTTCACGATATCGTACTTCATTCTAGTGATGCCACCAGCAGGGTCTTTTATCCAGCTAAGATTGCCAAAAGCATCGTAGTCATATTCAGTCGTGTACGCTGTTGCAGTAGCAGAACCTTTTTCTGTTAGTGTTTTGATGCGCCCCACAATGTCGTAAGTGTAGCTAATACTGCTACCGTTAGGAGAATCAATCCCTTCAAGACGCTTACTGCTGTCATAGCGATAAGTCGTTGTGCCAGTAGAATCAGTCATTGTCTTGACTGCACCCTCAGCAGTGTAAGTGAAGCTAACACTACCATTAGTAGACGAAGTTTGCGATTTTAACCGCCCAGCCTCATCATAATCGTAAGTTATGGTTTCTCCACTTGGCAATGTTACGGTTTCTAGACGATTATCTACGGTATTGTAAGTCATCTGTTTGAACGCATTATCGCCATAAGTAACTTTTGCCAAATTACCTAGTGCATCATAGTCATACTGTAAAGTTTCACCTGTTGGGGAAGTAATCTTCGCTAACCCATCATCACCATAGTCGTAAATGTATTTGCCATTGCCCAAATCAGTTGCTGTCTTCAAGCGACCTTGAGTATCGTACTCAAATACACGGTCATTGCCACCGATATCAACTACTCTAGTGGGATAATCTTTGGCTTCTTGCAGATTATTGGCATAGAGATATTCCGTTTTCTCGCTAAATTTACTGCCATCACGTAATTGGTAAATTGTTTCTTTCGGCAAGTAATAATCATCAGAGACAGTTGTTGTTCTACGTTCCAATGGGTCAATTACCGTTGTTTGCAAACCGTTGTATTCATAGCGGTAAGTCCGTATTTCCACAGTTGTGTCAACTATGGGATTATTATTGGCATCAAGAATGAGATTACCTGAAGCATTAGTTAAATATTTACCGCTTTCGGTGGAATCTAGACGACCTGTGCGAGAGTTGTAATTGTACCGAGTAAACACCTTCAGGGTATCGACTTCTTCAATTACCCGACCACCTGCATCATATTTTTTGGTAGTGATTGCGCCAGTTTGCAAATCTTTGACGCTGGTTACTCTTCCGGCGGCATCATACCCATATTCAGTAACATCATTACCACTGGCATCAGTTTCTCTCCACAAACGCCCAGCTAGATCGTACTTGAACGTCGGCGTACCACCATCAGCTGTCACCCACCCCGCTAATTTACCATCAGCAGTTAATTTGCGCTCGATTTTACCGATGGTGGGAGCTTCCAGTTTAGTCCAATCACTACCAACACCTTCATAATCGTATTTCACCCAGATGCCATTACCGTAGTCAGCAAATTTCTCTCGTCCCAGCTTAT from the Aulosira sp. FACHB-615 genome contains:
- a CDS encoding RHS repeat-associated core domain-containing protein, producing the protein MDINHAPSITSTPVYVANTGSAYQYQVQATDPDAGDRLTYQLLSVPAGVTGITIDATTGLLTWSNPVAGNYRIVVGAVDDGGLGAAQGFNLTARANNAPVIRSNPVLTATPGSAYAYDIIAADVDGDRLTYTLDQASRDKGITLDTLGRLRWNPTTSNVGTHRIVVSVSDGITSTPQQYDLVVAADDVAPQVRLIANYDTVNQGETVIFQARATDNIKVAGLQLLVNGNAVVLDANGMARVAASELKDLNAVAIATDTAGNTSQATFDVIVRNPDSVNPPEVSLNLGAIAGSLITAPVNIVGTINDDDLKYYTLEVAPVAGGEFKEIFRGTTTVNNNVLGKFDPSLLQNDSYILRLTAYDQGNNASTVEEVVDVAGELKLGNFRLSFTDLTVPVTGIPITLTRTYDTLTSGITDDFGYGWRMEFRDTDLRTSLRPPSEEDALIGYQSAFKDGTRVYITLPGGKREAFSFRPTVDPIFGLASAIGGVNTTVYKPAFVGDKGVTSTLTVKSARILRKDGTDEYIGLNGGINYNPADINFGNVYVLTTKEGVVYEIDAQTGDLLTVTDTNGNKLTYTDDGIYSSAGKQVTFERDAQGRIATVKDPMGELIRYEYNANGDLVSVKDQEQFETRFVYDTTQAHYLKEIIDPLNRTGAKVEYGDDGRLKKTLNATGNSVEIDYDPANSLQTVKDVLGHPTTYEYDTRGNVVRVVDALGNQTRMVYDDNNNLLQVTDANNLVTKYEYDDKGNLKSRTEQYCGCATVTPGTSYYTYDKYGNMTSLVTPTGASMTMKYDSYGQMLSMKDGKGNLIQSFSYYANGLVRSETDSTGTTIYEYDEEGNVIQTTDPDGSITTMEYYANGKLKRMVEDNGTPDDTSDDEIFTFEYDKLGREKFADYGNGIWVKYDYEGVGSDWTKLEAPTIGKIERKLTADGKLAGWVTADGGTPTFKYDLAGRLWRETDASGNDVTEYGYDAAGRVTSVKDLQTGAITTKKYDAGGRVIEEVDTLKVFTRYNYNSRTGRLDSTESGKYLTNASGNLILDANNNPIVDTTVEIRTYRYEYNGLQTTVIDPLERRTTTVSDDYYLPKETIYQLRDGSKFSEKTEYLYANNLQEAKDYPTRVVDIGGNDRVFEYDTQGRLKTATDLGNGKYIYDYGDDGLAKITSPTGETLQYDYDALGNLAKVTYGDNAFKQMTYNTVDNRLETVTLPSGETITYDYDEAGRLKSQTSSTNGSVSFTYTAEGAVKTMTDSTGTTTYRYDSSKRLEGIDSPNGSSISYTYDIVGRIKTLTEKGSATATAYTTEYDYDAFGNLSWIKDPAGGITRMKYDIVNRLQERTLPNGVKTTYEYDDLDRIKSIAHTNAQGQVLASVTYEREGIGEPSKITREDNSYVLLEYDSALRVEKESYYNAAGQLLNETTYTYDASGKRQVQSTSTGDRTFNYTTGYQLDTVTEAGETENYDYDANGRLTLIERNGKVLDLNHDTYDRLTTVENETTGETTQYVYDGAGNRVKAVERTQERRFLVAPAMGGSLQSTDLITDGSGNLISNYIYGGGSSPFMRLDANGNAVYYLTDAMGSVIGLADGSGASSGKFLYDAFGDILSQVGGTDSNAGGDFRFQGQWLESESGLYHFRARDYDPATGLFLSRDPVDIMEMEPESFNPYQFVYNNPYIYSDPTGMFTITEANVTNAINKILESIETNTKYQFQEGIKDKIKEISTEILTSFIKTVTPFNFQPFINPKGDVGFVLEDLLLGSVRQLLQDVPFLDKLYVAVGINDAGEPKYKGFNINDNIDLNAKKPTSFSYPDFIFKEGEPVDTDKNPPAYLIGDIKFDAGQIKVQNDTQLKRILTYTKYPGVGSGSLKAVARTGGGHTYAPFALYLSVKKLTEDEENHYEKYALKNFGVVLSLLDFGL
- a CDS encoding helix-turn-helix domain-containing protein; this translates as MTTESANIKVKNTKEVIMVPLDWVVMLAWNKECGNNLRSLRGKKSRREIADALFSQQVECSQEYIRKLENGEAASVSTKIITAIAKTLGVELIEIMSELRVEVTKNICTTS
- a CDS encoding Rpn family recombination-promoting nuclease/putative transposase; its protein translation is MIDHDRLFKELLSTFFVEFLDLFLPQVSSQIDRDSIQFLPQEVFTDVTSGEKKEIDLLAQVRYQGQKTCFLIHVENQSYTEKIFAKRMFKYFARLHEKYDLPIYPVVIFSFDEPKRAEPQIYRVAFPDLNVLEFQFAAIQLNRLSWRDFLTQPNPVAAALMSKMNIPKQERPQVKAECLRLLATLKLDPARMQLISGFVDTYLRLDAVEEQVFQAAIDTMGLTQQEEIMEIVTSWEEKAAQKTKKEIAANLLREGIATETIVRVTGLTPEQVQELLSQLTQEN
- a CDS encoding ankyrin repeat domain-containing protein; the encoded protein is MLLDSLLLLNAVQSNDIQRVKELVSNYQITPDNAYQSLIEAVDKELLEIVRLFVKAGLDVNFELLDGIPLERAVMTGNLPIVKVLLEGGADVNYPLKSDDNYTPLFSAACNGNIDMVKLLVEAGADVNCLWSGNYALQGAAEGGHEEVYNYLYSLTNPELREGTRERLLVGIRIKSREQLANPQINVLTDAVDNDNLCQVKEIIARGADINAPNTDGLTALITASAKSRLSILKELLVLGANPNIGDDDGKTPLMYAVGESNNRIHICINLIQAGANINVQDNYGRTALMEAANIGSPSCVQLLIEMNADINIKDCEGKSALDYALLHSQDNYFWAANVNYPAVVEILQQAGNI
- a CDS encoding helix-turn-helix domain-containing protein codes for the protein MSRKWTPQEIETLEEMAESYTPKQIAFRLKRRGYNRSLEGIRKKLHSLGYSVRPTLDNYSCNEVAKVLQVDSGTVAAWVKRGWLKAIKPSVHQYQIKSRDLKRFLQNPPRRIRNLIASLDQQAIRYLVG